Below is a genomic region from Spirosoma radiotolerans.
GCGAAAGAGCTTCCAGAATCGGATTGTCGAATAGCTTTTTACTACCACTATTTTTAGGCCGGGTTTTGCCGTGGCCAGCCATGGTTTGTAGCTTTTCAGTAGTTGATTCCATAGAGAGAACAATTAACAAAGAGTATTATGACACAAAAATAAAACGAAAATCAAGTTTTCGGTCAGATAGTAAACTATATTTACTATCCGACCTATGTTTTACTGACCTCTAATTGATCAGAAAGTTTTTCCTGCATAGCCGCCATATCGCCCTTCGGCATTTTCTGGCGAATGATAAGCCGCAGCGAATTATTGTATGTGAGGTAGTTAAACATCCAGTTCAGAAAAATGGCCAGCCGGTTTTTAACGCCGACAATTGCCATGAGATGGACAAATAACCATGTTATCCACGCAAAGAATCCCTGAAACTTGAAAAAAGGCAAATCGACCACGGCCAACCCCCGCCCAATTGTAGCCATGGTGCCTAAATCACGGTAGGTAAACTCCTCAGGCTGCTCATTGCGCACCCAGCGAATCATGTTTTTAGCCAGGTGTTTTCCCTGCTGAATAGCGGGCTGCGCAATCTGCGGGTGTCCATTGGGCCACTTTTCTTCGGTCATCAGGGCCACATCGCCAATGGCAAATATATCCGTGAAGCCCTGCACCTGGCTGTATCGATTGACCAGCACTCGCCCTCCCCGGCCAATCGCTTCCGGCGGCAAACCCGCCAGTGGATTGGCTTTGACGCCAGCTGCCCAGATGAGATTGTTGGTCCGGAGCGACGTGCCATCGTTCATAGTCACCACGCGCCCATCGAAATCCTTGACCCGCGTATTCAGCCGTACATGCACACCCAGCTTTTGCAGATACGCCAGCGAATGCTCCTGCGACTGCACCGACATGGGGCCTAATAATTCACCTCCGGATTCGATCAGGAAAATATCCATCATCTTGAAATCCAGTTCCGGATAATCGGCGGGCAACACCGTTTTACGCATCTCGGCCAGCGTACCGCAAAGCTCCACCCCCGTTGGTCCGCCACCCACCACGACAACATCCATCAAGCCTTCCCGTTCATCAAGCGTTTCGACGCTCAGCGCATCTTCGAAGTTTTGTAACATCCGGTTTCGAAGTGCAATGGCCTCAGCCACCGACTTCATGGGTAGTGCCTTTTCAATAATGTTCTGCTGATTGAAAAAGTTAGTATCCGCACCCGTCGCCATCACGAGGTAGTCGTATGTGACGGGGCCAAGCTCGGTATCAACCGCTTTGTCGGCTGGCCGAATACCCGTTACGTTGGTAACCCGAATATGTACATTCTGGCAATTACCAAACACAGCCCGCAGGGGAAACAAAATGGAGTTGGCTTCTAGCCCGGCCGTGGCTACCTGATAGTAAAGTGGCTGAAATTCATGATAATTCTGTTTGTTGAGCAGTACTACCTGAAACTCTTTCCGGCGCGACAGGTAGCGGGCCAGCCTTAGGCCACCAAAACCAGCACCGACAACAACAACGCGCTTGCGGTCTGTTTGTGGTATGTTTGGATTCATTTGTCTTCGTTTACGATCTACGGTATTGGTTTATGGCATTTCTCCGTAAACCTAAAACGGTAAATCTGTTACTAAGTTTCAGGACACCAACGGTTGGACCGCCTGCAATACGCGCTCGTAATGGGCCTCGTAAAGTGGCAAGATACGCGATAGCTCAAATTCCTTAGCACGCGCCAGGGCGTTTTCTTTGAAGGTTGGCAGATGTTCATCGTCCAGAACATAAAGCGCATTTTTGACCATGTCGTCCACATCGCCTACGGGACTTAG
It encodes:
- a CDS encoding NAD(P)/FAD-dependent oxidoreductase, with product MNPNIPQTDRKRVVVVGAGFGGLRLARYLSRRKEFQVVLLNKQNYHEFQPLYYQVATAGLEANSILFPLRAVFGNCQNVHIRVTNVTGIRPADKAVDTELGPVTYDYLVMATGADTNFFNQQNIIEKALPMKSVAEAIALRNRMLQNFEDALSVETLDEREGLMDVVVVGGGPTGVELCGTLAEMRKTVLPADYPELDFKMMDIFLIESGGELLGPMSVQSQEHSLAYLQKLGVHVRLNTRVKDFDGRVVTMNDGTSLRTNNLIWAAGVKANPLAGLPPEAIGRGGRVLVNRYSQVQGFTDIFAIGDVALMTEEKWPNGHPQIAQPAIQQGKHLAKNMIRWVRNEQPEEFTYRDLGTMATIGRGLAVVDLPFFKFQGFFAWITWLFVHLMAIVGVKNRLAIFLNWMFNYLTYNNSLRLIIRQKMPKGDMAAMQEKLSDQLEVSKT